Proteins encoded by one window of Fusarium graminearum PH-1 chromosome 1, whole genome shotgun sequence:
- a CDS encoding cytochrome c oxidase polypeptide IV, whose product MFLQRSAITAARRVAARPAVARTFVTSVARLDASRPATPSEQAAALAGTAEKKVGSYKVLKEIRTEEDLFGPGAAPGTVPTDLEQSTGLERLEILGKMEGVDIFDMRPLDATRLGTMKDPIMVRSAGEEQFAGCTGFPADSHSVTWLGITRERPIERCPECGSVYKMDYVGPEDDHHHHHPPEFEEPKTFADYIKPEYRYK is encoded by the exons ATGTTTCTGCAACGCTCCGCCATCACCGCGGCTCGCCGCGTCGCCGCCCGACCTGCTGTCGCTCGCACCTTTGTCACCTCCGTCGCTCGCC TTGATGCCAGCCGCCCTGCCACCCCCAGCGAGCAGGCcgctgctcttgctggcaccgccgagaagaaggttggaTCCTACAAGGTCCTGAAGG AGATCCGAACCGAGGAGGATCTCTTCGGTCCTGGTGCCGCCCCCGGTACCGTCCCTACCGATCTCGAGCAGTCCACCGGTCTTGAGCGTCTGGAGATTCTCGGTAAGATGGAGGGTGTCGACATCTTCGACATGCGCCCTCTCGATGCCACCCGCCTCGGAACGATGAAGGACCCCATTATGGTCCGATCTGCTGGTGAGGAGCAGTTCGCTGGTTGCACTGGTTTCCCCGCCGACTCTCACAGTGTTACCTGGCTCGGC ATTACCCGCGAGCGCCCTATCGAGCGATGCCCCGAGTGCGGCAGCGTTTACAAGATGGACTACGTTGGTCCTGAGGAcgatcaccaccaccaccaccctcctGAGTTTGAGGAGCCCAAGACCTTTGCCGATTACATCAAGCCTGAGTACCGATACAAATAA